The DNA sequence GGTTCtttgaagaaaaggaaggatTTCTATTTAGCTAATGGAAGACTTCCACCCATTCTAAAGAGCAGTACGGAAGTTACTGTCAAAGATACAGTCACACATTCTACAACTAACACAATTCATGTTTGTTCAAATAAAGGATTAGATGCCACTGTTGCATCATCATCTAAAACTACAGACATTGCTAAGCTTGATAGCAGTGATAAGAATCAACTAGAATCCTCAGGAATAGTAAGAGAGGTTGAATATTCTTCAAGTCTTCCACCAAAAAAATGTGCTGATTCTGATTGTGTAAACTGCAATAGATTATTCCACGAAGGTCTCCGCTGTAGTAACATGGAATCAGGGTCAggagataattttaaaataatcaaggCGCCAAAATTTGTGAATCCTGGCCAAAATGCTAACCCAAGAATTGATCATTACCTGAATAATAGTGATATGAACGGTGACAGATCAACcagaattttttattcaaaggAAAGTCGAAGGTTTGGTTCTTTTTGTTATGAATCACCACGGCTTGATAACCCACATCCTTCAGATTCTTTTAGTTTTAACATCTCTGGCCTGCAGAATCAGTACTTTTCTCCACGAATGAAGTCATCTGTTGGTTTCGTGACTCCACCTCACGTGAAGGGAATTGAATCATGCTCCGAATCTCTTGAATCAATATTGAGAAAGGCAGCTAAAACCTTCCCAACTCCTTCAATAATAAGGAAGAGAAGAAATGGAAGTGAATTACCTCCCACTCCTAGAAAGCTTGCAAATGCAGTTACTTCACATGTTTGTAATGAAGAAGTGAGAACAAATGATGTTTCTTCTTCTGAAGCTGTGAGGTTACCTGTCAGTCCAGCTAACCATGGCCATGGGAGTAATATTCTCCACAATAAGGCTTTCAACATGACTCCTCTATACCGAATAAGATCCAAGCAAACAGCTATTAAGTCTTTGAAGAAACAACTTGATTCTGCATTTCACATGGAGGAGAAACTTGCTAGTGAGATGGAAAAATCTACAAAGAGTGTTGTGATAACTGAAGATTGTCTTCATAAACCAAAATTGGCAGAGACGTAGTTTGTAAGTAGTATGTCCTCACTTATTTTcctttaatttttcatttagttAGAAAAATTTGTTCTTATAAGAAAGAAGGTCAACTCACTGAAAAACTCAGTTCCCTAGGAACAGAAGGTTTTGTTGATATTGGTTGCAGTATAATAATGTCATAGAATATTTGGTTGAATTAACAGGAAAGTATTTGTATAATATGTCAAGATCTTATAGTTGTGAAATGAAAGGATTGAGAAAATGGCTTGTTTTTCATGTGCACTTGTCTTCTTCCTTAAAATGACAATGCAACTTCAATGGAGCTAAAAACATGGTTATTTGAATATGTTTTTCTGATCATTGTTTCACCTTAAAAAGTTTTTTGGCAATTAATAATACATTTGCCTTGCTTTCAGtgttacattttaaattatctaATCTAACATTGCATATTTAGTATTTACCTGAATTTTGATATCAACTTCTCTGCTTTGTAGGGAGAGCTGAAGCTGTTTGAATTCTGACCACAGTCTGACAATTTTCGAGTACTATATTTCATTGATGGTGAACCAGA is a window from the Phaseolus vulgaris cultivar G19833 unplaced genomic scaffold, P. vulgaris v2.0 scaffold_1147, whole genome shotgun sequence genome containing:
- the LOC137817770 gene encoding transcription factor MYB3R-2-like, whose amino-acid sequence is MESGSGDNFKIIKAPKFVNPGQNANPRIDHYLNNSDMNGDRSTRIFYSKESRRFGSFCYESPRLDNPHPSDSFSFNISGLQNQYFSPRMKSSVGFVTPPHVKGIESCSESLESILRKAAKTFPTPSIIRKRRNGSELPPTPRKLANAVTSHVCNEEVRTNDVSSSEAVRLPVSPANHGHGSNILHNKAFNMTPLYRIRSKQTAIKSLKKQLDSAFHMEEKLASEMEKSTKSVVITEDCLHKPKLAET